From a region of the Nitrospira sp. genome:
- a CDS encoding GPW/gp25 family protein, with amino-acid sequence MNIDYPFHFDRVGRTATTGEADHIRDMIEEFLFTNPGERANRPDFGSGLLQMIFTPNSSELATALQFTVQAGLQRWLGDLIAVERLEVMNNDEGRLTILIQYLVRRTNERRTTQFLRKV; translated from the coding sequence ATGAATATCGACTATCCCTTTCATTTCGACCGGGTCGGTCGTACGGCAACGACCGGCGAGGCGGATCATATCCGCGACATGATCGAAGAGTTCCTGTTTACCAACCCCGGCGAGCGGGCGAATCGGCCGGATTTCGGCAGTGGCCTGCTGCAGATGATCTTTACGCCGAACAGTTCCGAACTTGCCACAGCCCTTCAATTTACCGTTCAGGCCGGCTTGCAACGGTGGCTCGGCGATCTCATTGCGGTCGAACGGCTGGAAGTGATGAACAACGACGAAGGCAGGCTTACCATCCTTATTCAGTACCTGGTGCGGCGTACGAATGAGCGTCGCACGACTCAGTTTTTACGAAAGGTGTAG